In Alteromonas macleodii, the sequence AAGCCGCCCCGCGTAAATGCGTCCGAGCGACCGAAGGGAGTGGACTTTAGCGCTTTGTTATAAGCAGAGCCAGTTCCTTTGGTCTTTTTAAAAACTGATGAAGCCAGCATACGATTGATTGTTAACCCAGACAAGCAAAACGACTGTGCAGTGATTTTTTTGATTTGACTGAAGCTAGCCGCCATCTGAGCTATCAAGTGTAATGGCGCTTGCTGGCTGAAAATAAGAACTAGAAGGTAAAGCGCCTATTACACCACCTTTGAATTGAAAGCGGCGGAATAAAACCCACCACAAGCCAGAGCGATGCTAATGAAGACAGGTGAGGGTGGTTGCACTGAGATTTTTATTAAGCCAAACGAAGTTAAGGCTGACGCCTTATAACATTAAGCTAAGCGGCGCAGTTGCGTGGGGCATAATGGCGGAGCCGCCCCGCGTAAATGCGTCCGAGCGACCGAAGGGAGTGGTCTTAAGCGCCTTGTTATAAGCAGAGCCAGTTCCTTTGGTCTTTTTAAAAACTAATGAAGCCAGCATACGATTGATTGTTAACACAGACAAGAAAAACGACTGTGCATTGATGGTTTTGATTTGGCAGAAGCTAGCCGCCATCTGAGCTATCAAGTGTAATGGCGCTTGCTGGCTGAAAATAAGAGCTAGAAGGTAAAGCGCCTATTACACCACCTTTGAATTGAAAGCGGCGGATTTAAACCTACCACAAGCTAGAGCGATGCTAATGAAAATAGGTGAGGGTAGTTGCACTGAGGTTTTTATAGAGCCAAACGCAGTTTAGGCTGACGCCTTATAACTTTCCAATAACGGGCGCAGACATGTGGGGCATAATGGCGAAGCCGCCCCGCGTGTATGCGTCCCAGCGAACGCAGTGAGTGTGTTGATTGGGTTGTTATGTACGTTGCTAAAACTGCCTTTCGCATGGTATTCCGTCATTGTCGCCATCCATTTTTGTATTTGGGCAGTTTTCTAAGAAAAATTTTGCTTCTTCATAAGATGTCATTTGACTGCAATGTTGTCTACCATCGCAACGAAATGAAAAACGGTCTGCTTGAATTAGAGTTTCTTGCGTAGGTAAGGCAGGTTGCGGCGATACTTCCACGTTTTGATCGTTCTTGGAATAAATAAAGACACCAACTAGAACGGCTAAAAGTAGTAATAATTTCTTTGACATCTAAATTTCTTCCCTGAGTACATAACACCCGCATAAAGGGCGATAACACATGGGCTAAAATTAGGAACGAAGTGACGCAGCCCATGTGTTAGCGTCCCAGCGAGCTTGCGAGCGATTTAATGCGTTTGTTATGTGCGCTCTGTCAAAGGTTAAAGCCGTTGGCTATATAATTGAGAAAACCACCAATACTCAAACCAGCCATATAGATAGCAATTATAGTTCCAACAACTGAAAAGAATAGTGTGAGAAGCGGCGTTTTCCACTCCAATTTTCTGTCGTTATTTTCAGCCTTGTTAGCGGCTTCCGCTAGATTCTTTAAACTAAAAACTAAAGAGATTGCACCTAAAACACTTCCTATCAGAGCTGAAAAAAAGCTTCCAGTATGAAATGCAAAAAATAATGCTCTATAAATCACAACTAAACTGGCAAAAGTAGCTAATGCACAACCGAACATTAATAGAATAGAAATCAAATAACTTTCCTCTCAATAGAATAAACAATTTTAGATAAGCACATAACTTTTAAATAAGGGGCGCAGGCATGTGGGGCATAATGGCGAAGCCGCCCCGCATGTTTGCGTCCCAACGAACGAAGTGAGTGACTTAATTTTTTTGTTAGGTGGCATTTGTTTAAAACGAAGTGCTGACTATTTGATACATCCACCATGAACAAACACCGACTTGAATTGTAAAAAATAGAAACCTTATCTGGGTTGCAATGTTGCTCCCTGAAAGCAAATGAGTAAATGATTGGGCTATTCTTGCAAACAGACAAAGTAAAGAAAGTGAGTTCGTTATGTCGGTTGTATTAGTGATGACAGCTACAATGAGAGTGCCACCAAATATTGGGAAAAATTCATAGCAATTTGCATGTGCTCGAGTAAGTCTGTGCCCGAATTCAGTCGTATCGCTGCCGCTTGTATTGAAGCTATTTGATTTTCGACCAGAGGAAATGACCAAATAAGTGCGAAATGCTTCTAATGCAAGCAATAGCAGTAACGTCCAAGTAATGTATCCAGAAATTGCTAAAATAGTTAAATTCATAGAAGTTCCTTTTCTTCGTTTATTCCACTGATTTATCAGTGTGCGCTGACACCTAACAATTTAATCGTTCCCTAAACGGGGCGATTTAACGAACCAGAACGGGGTTTTTGTCCGTTTGGTTATAAATATGATTAAACCATAACCTATCGATAGGATTAGTATAATACGTTTTTGGTGTATTTTACTCAAAAGCTAAAAACACCAAATCGGGTTGCAGGTGAATTTGGGATATTTCGTGAGTGCCTTTGCTACAAAACAGTTACTAAAGTCAGTTATTTCATTGTGATTTTTTAAATAGACTTCTTTTATTTTGGAGTCGAATATGAAGTCTCAGTTTATTAAATCCCTGTACGAGCACATGATGCTGAAGCGCTATGCAAAGCGTACTATACAAACCTACATAAACTGGATTTCAGACTACATTCGTTTTCACAAACTTCAGCACCCGAAAGATCTCGACGTGTTGCATGTTGAAGCATACCTTACTCATCTTTCTACCAAGCGAAAAAATGCGCGGTCTACACAAGCCACCGCACTTAACGCATTAGTGTTTCTTTACAATAAATATTTAGAACAACCACTTCCTTCCGACATGAATTTTGTGGGAAGT encodes:
- a CDS encoding MAPEG family protein, translated to MNLTILAISGYITWTLLLLLALEAFRTYLVISSGRKSNSFNTSGSDTTEFGHRLTRAHANCYEFFPIFGGTLIVAVITNTTDITNSLSLLCLFARIAQSFTHLLSGSNIATQIRFLFFTIQVGVCSWWMYQIVSTSF